In one Triplophysa dalaica isolate WHDGS20190420 chromosome 9, ASM1584641v1, whole genome shotgun sequence genomic region, the following are encoded:
- the tsr1 gene encoding pre-rRNA-processing protein TSR1 homolog, which produces MAAADEQQQAHRPGVYKQKNKIHKHGKHRTKGEIGRENKGRVAVTTLSKKQRRELRKQDRRHKANQLRRNKKESVLTEKRKLGSRDGPPHLVAVIAVHAGVNAGAVTKILKGEGLDDIVYEDQGVSGALDSFGLVLPRFKQRFTFYRPDTADLHSVLDVAKIADSLVFVLDSNEGWDSYGEYCLSCLFAQGFPSHALVFQGISDLAVKKRTESRKALSRLVESRFPEARLFPVDTEQDATLLLRHLSAQKQRRLAFRSRRSHLLAQKATYIPNTSQNGTGGLATGLGTLCVSGYIRGCPMKVNRLVHITGHGDFQLSQIDAPTDPLPITTAASRLPRPGRGGDVEMMDGTDGDINGDSGIRVLMKADPETRESLQAEAEVDPMDGEQTWPTEAELQEAEEDRKSRKVMKVPKGTSDYQATWIKYDAEEDVDDDDDVDSCDDDVDEMMEDEMDDNESQDAGSECASGDDGEEEEEEISSVGRTGSDHKYDEGLDETEEGEGLRRYREARANEMFPDEVDTPLDVSAKTRFQKYRGLKSFRSSPWDPLENLPPNYSRIYQFQNFERMRRRMLAEATSDEEGAMAGWYVTLHIVDVPPTVMESFQAGKPLVLVSLLPHEQKMSVMHMLVRQHPSNTEPIKSKEELVFQCGFRRFTASAIFSQHTSGDKHKMERFLLPDAPTVMSVYAPITFPTAGVLVFKQRDNGMEDLVATGSLLSCDPRRVMLKRIVLSGHPFKINRKSAVVRYMFFNRDDIMWFKPVELRTKWGRRGHIKEALGTHGHMKCVFDNQLRSQDTVMMNLYKRVFPRWIYDPYVPAPLPWVKRDEPELYGIDME; this is translated from the exons GTAGAGTTGCTGTCACAACTTTGAGCAAGAAACAGAGAAGAGAGCTGAGGAAACAGGATCGCAGACACAAAGCCAATCAGCTCCGCCGAAACAAAAAAGAATCT GTGTTGACAGAAAAACGGAAGCTTGGCAGCAGGGATGGCCCTCCTCACCTGGTGGCAGTTATAGCTGTGCATGCAGGAGTGAATGCAGGAGCTGTGACAAAGATATTGAAAGGAGAAGGACTTGATGACATAGTGTACGAAGATCAAGGAGTCAGTGGGGCCTTGGACAGTTTTGGTCTTGTTCTCCCTCGCTTTAAACAGAGGTTTACCTTTTACAGGCCAGACACGG CTGACTTGCATTCGGTCCTGGATGTGGCGAAGATTGCTGACAGTTTGGTGTTTGTGTTGGACTCGAATGAAGGATGGGACAGCTATGGAGAATACTGCCTCTCCTGTCTCTTTGCCCAGGGGTTTCCAAGTCATG CATTGGTGTTTCAAGGAATATCTGATCTAGCGGTAAAGAAACGCACAGAGTCTCGAAAAGCTCTTTCTCGCTTGGTGGAGTCTCGTTTCCCAGAAGCGCGTCTCTTTCCCGTAGACACAGAGCAGGATGCCACACTGTTGCTGAGGCATCTGTCGGCACAGAAACAAAGGCGACTGGCCTTCCGATCTCGGCGCTCGCACCTGTTGGCTCAGAAAGCTACATATATCCCAAACACCAGCCAGAACGGAACAGGAGGCCTTGCCACAGGGTTAGGGACCCTGTGTGTGTCAGGATATATTCGAGGCTGTCCTATGAAAGTGAACAGGCTGGTGCATATAACAGGTCATGGAGACTTTCAGCTCAGTCAGATTGATGCTCCCACAGATCCTCTGCCCATCACGACAGCAGCTTCCAGACTACCGAGGCCAGGACGAGGAGGAGACGTAGAGATGATG GATGGTACTGATGGAGATATAAACGGCGATAGTGGCATTCGGGTGCTAATGAAAGCTGACCCTGAGACGAGGGAGAGCCTGCAGGCAGAGGCAGAGGTAGACCCGATGGATGGAGAGCAAACGTGGCCCACAGAGGCAGAGCTGCAAGAGGCTGAGG AGGACAGGAAGAGCAGGAAAGTGATGAAGGTACCAAAGGGGACATCTGACTACCAGGCCACATGGATCAAATATGATGCTGAAGAGGATGttgatgatgacgatgatgtGGACAGTTGTGAcgatgatgtagatgagatgaTGGAAGATGAAATGGATGATAATGAATCTCAG GATGCCGGATCTGAATGCGCCTCTGGAGATGATGGcgaggaggaagaagaggagatCAGTTCTGTTGGACGTACCGGATCAGATCATAAGTATGACGAAGGTTTGGACGAGACCGAGGAGGGAGAGGGGCTGAGGAGATACAGAGAGGCACGTGCCAATGAGATGTTCCCAGATGAAGTAGACACTCCTCTTGATGTTTCAGCTAAGACTCG GTTCCAGAAGTACAGAGGTCTGAAAAGTTTCCGTTCCTCCCCATGGGATCCCCTGGAGAACCTTCCCCCCAACTATTCGCGCATCTACCAGTTCCAGAACTTTGAGCGCATGCGTCGTCGAATGCTGGCAGAGGCCACCAGTGATGAAGAAGGCGCAATG GCGGGCTGGTACGTCACTCTGCACATTGTGGACGTTCCCCCCACAGTAATGGAGAGCTTCCAGGCTGGCAAACCTTTAGTGCTGGTATCTCTTCTCCCACATGAACAGAAG ATGTCAGTGATGCACATGTTGGTGCGGCAACATCCGAGCAACACCGAGCCCATCAAATCTAAAGAGGAGCTGGTGTTTCAGTGTGGATTCAGACGCTTCACAGCTTCAGCCATCTTCTCACAGCACACGTCTG GTGATAAACACAAGATGGAGCGTTTCCTGCTTCCTGATGCCCCTACGGTGATGTCTGTCTATGCCCCTATAACCTTCCCCACAGCTGGTGTCCTGGTCTTCAAACAGAGAGACAATG GTATGGAGGACCTGGTAGCCACAGGCAGTCTGTTGAGCTGTGATCCTCGGCGGGTGATGTTGAAGAGAATCGTCTTGAGTGGACATCCTTTCAAAATCAACCGCAAGTCGGCAGTGGTCCGTTACATGTTCTTCAATAGAG ATGATATTATGTGGTTTAAACCAGTAGAGCTACGCACAAAATGGGGACGAAGGGGACACATCAAGGAGGCGTTAG gTACTCACGGTCATATGAAGTGTGTATTTGATAATCAATTGCGCTCTCAGGACACAGTAATGATGAATCTGTATAAGAGGGTGTTTCCTCGCTGGATCTATGACCCTTATGTCCCCGCACCTCTACCTTGGGTCAAAAGAGACGAGCCAGAGCTTTATGGCATTGACAtggaataa